The following coding sequences are from one Bufo bufo chromosome 2, aBufBuf1.1, whole genome shotgun sequence window:
- the CCL19 gene encoding C-C motif chemokine 19, with product MAPTTLIILLLVASICTIHQVTFAHQTASDCCLSTKDKTIPYKNVKCYIQQTTTQGCYINAIVFLTQKHKHLCAPTNSPWVKELMAKLDKNKPHLKKYCSR from the exons ATGGCACCAACCACCCTCATCATACTCCTTCTTGTCGCTTCCATCTGCACTATCCACCAAG TGACTTTCgctcatcagacggcatctgactgCTGCCTGAGCACCAAGGACAAGACGATTCCCTACAAAAATGTGAAGTGCTATATCCAGCAGACTACGACACAGGGCTGCTATATCAATGCCATTGT ATTTCTCACTCAGAAGCACAAGCACCTGTGTGCCCCAACCAACTCACCATGGGtaaaagagttaatggcaaaactAGACAAGAACAAGCCACACCTCAAG AAATACTGTAGCCGCTAA